Proteins from one Chelonia mydas isolate rCheMyd1 chromosome 14, rCheMyd1.pri.v2, whole genome shotgun sequence genomic window:
- the LOC119567714 gene encoding butyrophilin subfamily 1 member A1 isoform X2 translates to MIDTPMPFRALSERRNSGFVRQAGFEICFFCGNSEMKVLSICHSSRARTLLPHFIIFFITFYVHKLESARFTVIGPDHPVTAIMGEDIILPCHLSPKMSAENMEVRWFRSEFTSFVHLYQHGKDEYGQQMPEYHGRTELLKAGIVDGNVALGIVNIRLSDEGQYRCFVQDGVFHEEAVLELKVAASGSAPRISVEGHQDGGIQVVCQSAGWYPEPKALWRNLKGQPLSSSTETKSEEQHGLFEIKNSIVITENSNKNLSCAIRNTHLNREKESITFYISGKHLNTISKLQTELEWRRSLGDAANVTLDPDTAHPELVLSKDRKSVRWADTWQDVPHHKNPERFDIERCVLGCEGFTSGRHYWEVEVGVGLLWAVGVARESVRRKGGISLSPEEGIWAVDQRQGQYQALTSPVTPLDLSQAPSRIRVCLDCEQGQVTFINAGDEAPIFTFPPGSVPGERIRPWLWLGMESQLKLCP, encoded by the exons ATGATTGACACCCCGATGCCTTTCAGAGCCTTGTCCGAGCGGCGTAACTCGGGATTTGTGCGGCAGGCTGGGTTCGAAATTTGTTTCTTTTGCGG TAACAGTGAGATGAAAGTTCTCTCAATCTGCCACAGCTCCAGAGCCAGAACCCTTCTACCCCATTTTATCATTTTCTTCATTACATTTTATGTTCACAAGCTGGAATCAG CCCGGTTCACAGTGATTGGACCTGATCACCCTGTCACTGCCATCATGGGTGAGGACATTATCTTACCCTGTCACCTGTCCCCCAAGATGAGCGCTGAGAACATGGAAGTGAGATGGTTCCGATCTGAGTTCACTTCGTTTGTGCACCTGTATCAGCATGGAAAGGATGAGTATGGGCAGCAGATGCCAGAATATCATGGAAGGACAGAGCTTTTGAAAGCTGGCATTGTGGATGGGAATGTTGCCTTGGGAATTGTCAATATCAGACTTTCTGATGAAGGACAGTACCGCTGTTTTGTTCAAGATGGTGTCTTTCATGAAGAAGCTGTATTGGAATTGAAGGTAGCAG CTTCAGGCTCTGCACCTCGCATCTCTGTTGAGGGTCACCAGGATGGAGGGATCCAAGTGGTGTGTCAGTCGGCCGGATGGTACCCAGAGCCCAAGGCGCTGTGGAGAAATCTCAAAGGGCAGCCTTTATCTTCATCAACTGAAACCAAATCTGAAGAGCAACATGGtctctttgaaataaaaaattctaTTGTTATAACAGAAAATTCAAACAAGAATTTGTCCTGTGCCATAAGGAACACCCACCTGAACCGAGAAAAAGAATCAATAACATTTTATATATCAG GGAAACATCTCAACACTATCA gTAAACTTCAAACAGAGCTAG AGTGGAGGAGATCCCTGGGTGATGCAG caaatgtgactctggatccagacacggctcatccAGAACTTGTCCTGTCTAAGGATCGGAAAAGTGTGAGATGGGCAGACACATGGCAGGATGTGCCCCACCACAAGAATCCTGAGAGATTTGACATTGAGCgctgtgtgctgggctgtgaggggttCACCTCAGGGAGAcattactgggaggtggaggtgggggtggggctactctgggctgtgggggtggccagagagtctgtgaggaggaagggagggatcagcctTAGCCCTGAGgaggggatctgggctgtggaTCAGAGGCAGGGCCAGTACCAGGCTCTCACCTCCCCTGTGACCCCCCTAGACCTGAGCCAGGCCCCCAGCAGGATCCGGGTTTGTCTGGACTGTGAACAGGGGCAGGTGACATTTATCAATGCTGGAGATGAGGCCCCGATCTTCACTTTCCCGCCGGGCTCCgtccctggggagagaatccgcccttggctctggctggggatggaaAGCCAGCTCAAACTGTGTCCCTGA
- the LOC119567714 gene encoding butyrophilin subfamily 1 member A1 isoform X3 — protein sequence MIDTPMPFRALSERRNSGFVRQAGFEICFFCGEMKVLSICHSSRARTLLPHFIIFFITFYVHKLESARFTVIGPDHPVTAIMGEDIILPCHLSPKMSAENMEVRWFRSEFTSFVHLYQHGKDEYGQQMPEYHGRTELLKAGIVDGNVALGIVNIRLSDEGQYRCFVQDGVFHEEAVLELKVAASGSAPRISVEGHQDGGIQVVCQSAGWYPEPKALWRNLKGQPLSSSTETKSEEQHGLFEIKNSIVITENSNKNLSCAIRNTHLNREKESITFYISGKHLNTISKLQTELEWRRSLGDAANVTLDPDTAHPELVLSKDRKSVRWADTWQDVPHHKNPERFDIERCVLGCEGFTSGRHYWEVEVGVGLLWAVGVARESVRRKGGISLSPEEGIWAVDQRQGQYQALTSPVTPLDLSQAPSRIRVCLDCEQGQVTFINAGDEAPIFTFPPGSVPGERIRPWLWLGMESQLKLCP from the exons ATGATTGACACCCCGATGCCTTTCAGAGCCTTGTCCGAGCGGCGTAACTCGGGATTTGTGCGGCAGGCTGGGTTCGAAATTTGTTTCTTTTGCGG TGAGATGAAAGTTCTCTCAATCTGCCACAGCTCCAGAGCCAGAACCCTTCTACCCCATTTTATCATTTTCTTCATTACATTTTATGTTCACAAGCTGGAATCAG CCCGGTTCACAGTGATTGGACCTGATCACCCTGTCACTGCCATCATGGGTGAGGACATTATCTTACCCTGTCACCTGTCCCCCAAGATGAGCGCTGAGAACATGGAAGTGAGATGGTTCCGATCTGAGTTCACTTCGTTTGTGCACCTGTATCAGCATGGAAAGGATGAGTATGGGCAGCAGATGCCAGAATATCATGGAAGGACAGAGCTTTTGAAAGCTGGCATTGTGGATGGGAATGTTGCCTTGGGAATTGTCAATATCAGACTTTCTGATGAAGGACAGTACCGCTGTTTTGTTCAAGATGGTGTCTTTCATGAAGAAGCTGTATTGGAATTGAAGGTAGCAG CTTCAGGCTCTGCACCTCGCATCTCTGTTGAGGGTCACCAGGATGGAGGGATCCAAGTGGTGTGTCAGTCGGCCGGATGGTACCCAGAGCCCAAGGCGCTGTGGAGAAATCTCAAAGGGCAGCCTTTATCTTCATCAACTGAAACCAAATCTGAAGAGCAACATGGtctctttgaaataaaaaattctaTTGTTATAACAGAAAATTCAAACAAGAATTTGTCCTGTGCCATAAGGAACACCCACCTGAACCGAGAAAAAGAATCAATAACATTTTATATATCAG GGAAACATCTCAACACTATCA gTAAACTTCAAACAGAGCTAG AGTGGAGGAGATCCCTGGGTGATGCAG caaatgtgactctggatccagacacggctcatccAGAACTTGTCCTGTCTAAGGATCGGAAAAGTGTGAGATGGGCAGACACATGGCAGGATGTGCCCCACCACAAGAATCCTGAGAGATTTGACATTGAGCgctgtgtgctgggctgtgaggggttCACCTCAGGGAGAcattactgggaggtggaggtgggggtggggctactctgggctgtgggggtggccagagagtctgtgaggaggaagggagggatcagcctTAGCCCTGAGgaggggatctgggctgtggaTCAGAGGCAGGGCCAGTACCAGGCTCTCACCTCCCCTGTGACCCCCCTAGACCTGAGCCAGGCCCCCAGCAGGATCCGGGTTTGTCTGGACTGTGAACAGGGGCAGGTGACATTTATCAATGCTGGAGATGAGGCCCCGATCTTCACTTTCCCGCCGGGCTCCgtccctggggagagaatccgcccttggctctggctggggatggaaAGCCAGCTCAAACTGTGTCCCTGA
- the LOC119567714 gene encoding butyrophilin subfamily 1 member A1 isoform X1 gives MLSVCMYHFCLKSLQLCCIRYTVCFLSFLLSSGSSNSEMKVLSICHSSRARTLLPHFIIFFITFYVHKLESARFTVIGPDHPVTAIMGEDIILPCHLSPKMSAENMEVRWFRSEFTSFVHLYQHGKDEYGQQMPEYHGRTELLKAGIVDGNVALGIVNIRLSDEGQYRCFVQDGVFHEEAVLELKVAASGSAPRISVEGHQDGGIQVVCQSAGWYPEPKALWRNLKGQPLSSSTETKSEEQHGLFEIKNSIVITENSNKNLSCAIRNTHLNREKESITFYISGKHLNTISKLQTELEWRRSLGDAANVTLDPDTAHPELVLSKDRKSVRWADTWQDVPHHKNPERFDIERCVLGCEGFTSGRHYWEVEVGVGLLWAVGVARESVRRKGGISLSPEEGIWAVDQRQGQYQALTSPVTPLDLSQAPSRIRVCLDCEQGQVTFINAGDEAPIFTFPPGSVPGERIRPWLWLGMESQLKLCP, from the exons atgctatctgtttgcatgtatcatttttgtcttAAATCATTGCAACTATGTTGCATTCGATAcactgtttgttttctctcttttctcttgtCATCTGGATCAAGTAACAGTGAGATGAAAGTTCTCTCAATCTGCCACAGCTCCAGAGCCAGAACCCTTCTACCCCATTTTATCATTTTCTTCATTACATTTTATGTTCACAAGCTGGAATCAG CCCGGTTCACAGTGATTGGACCTGATCACCCTGTCACTGCCATCATGGGTGAGGACATTATCTTACCCTGTCACCTGTCCCCCAAGATGAGCGCTGAGAACATGGAAGTGAGATGGTTCCGATCTGAGTTCACTTCGTTTGTGCACCTGTATCAGCATGGAAAGGATGAGTATGGGCAGCAGATGCCAGAATATCATGGAAGGACAGAGCTTTTGAAAGCTGGCATTGTGGATGGGAATGTTGCCTTGGGAATTGTCAATATCAGACTTTCTGATGAAGGACAGTACCGCTGTTTTGTTCAAGATGGTGTCTTTCATGAAGAAGCTGTATTGGAATTGAAGGTAGCAG CTTCAGGCTCTGCACCTCGCATCTCTGTTGAGGGTCACCAGGATGGAGGGATCCAAGTGGTGTGTCAGTCGGCCGGATGGTACCCAGAGCCCAAGGCGCTGTGGAGAAATCTCAAAGGGCAGCCTTTATCTTCATCAACTGAAACCAAATCTGAAGAGCAACATGGtctctttgaaataaaaaattctaTTGTTATAACAGAAAATTCAAACAAGAATTTGTCCTGTGCCATAAGGAACACCCACCTGAACCGAGAAAAAGAATCAATAACATTTTATATATCAG GGAAACATCTCAACACTATCA gTAAACTTCAAACAGAGCTAG AGTGGAGGAGATCCCTGGGTGATGCAG caaatgtgactctggatccagacacggctcatccAGAACTTGTCCTGTCTAAGGATCGGAAAAGTGTGAGATGGGCAGACACATGGCAGGATGTGCCCCACCACAAGAATCCTGAGAGATTTGACATTGAGCgctgtgtgctgggctgtgaggggttCACCTCAGGGAGAcattactgggaggtggaggtgggggtggggctactctgggctgtgggggtggccagagagtctgtgaggaggaagggagggatcagcctTAGCCCTGAGgaggggatctgggctgtggaTCAGAGGCAGGGCCAGTACCAGGCTCTCACCTCCCCTGTGACCCCCCTAGACCTGAGCCAGGCCCCCAGCAGGATCCGGGTTTGTCTGGACTGTGAACAGGGGCAGGTGACATTTATCAATGCTGGAGATGAGGCCCCGATCTTCACTTTCCCGCCGGGCTCCgtccctggggagagaatccgcccttggctctggctggggatggaaAGCCAGCTCAAACTGTGTCCCTGA
- the LOC119567714 gene encoding butyrophilin subfamily 1 member A1 isoform X4, whose translation MKVLSICHSSRARTLLPHFIIFFITFYVHKLESARFTVIGPDHPVTAIMGEDIILPCHLSPKMSAENMEVRWFRSEFTSFVHLYQHGKDEYGQQMPEYHGRTELLKAGIVDGNVALGIVNIRLSDEGQYRCFVQDGVFHEEAVLELKVAASGSAPRISVEGHQDGGIQVVCQSAGWYPEPKALWRNLKGQPLSSSTETKSEEQHGLFEIKNSIVITENSNKNLSCAIRNTHLNREKESITFYISGKHLNTISKLQTELEWRRSLGDAANVTLDPDTAHPELVLSKDRKSVRWADTWQDVPHHKNPERFDIERCVLGCEGFTSGRHYWEVEVGVGLLWAVGVARESVRRKGGISLSPEEGIWAVDQRQGQYQALTSPVTPLDLSQAPSRIRVCLDCEQGQVTFINAGDEAPIFTFPPGSVPGERIRPWLWLGMESQLKLCP comes from the exons ATGAAAGTTCTCTCAATCTGCCACAGCTCCAGAGCCAGAACCCTTCTACCCCATTTTATCATTTTCTTCATTACATTTTATGTTCACAAGCTGGAATCAG CCCGGTTCACAGTGATTGGACCTGATCACCCTGTCACTGCCATCATGGGTGAGGACATTATCTTACCCTGTCACCTGTCCCCCAAGATGAGCGCTGAGAACATGGAAGTGAGATGGTTCCGATCTGAGTTCACTTCGTTTGTGCACCTGTATCAGCATGGAAAGGATGAGTATGGGCAGCAGATGCCAGAATATCATGGAAGGACAGAGCTTTTGAAAGCTGGCATTGTGGATGGGAATGTTGCCTTGGGAATTGTCAATATCAGACTTTCTGATGAAGGACAGTACCGCTGTTTTGTTCAAGATGGTGTCTTTCATGAAGAAGCTGTATTGGAATTGAAGGTAGCAG CTTCAGGCTCTGCACCTCGCATCTCTGTTGAGGGTCACCAGGATGGAGGGATCCAAGTGGTGTGTCAGTCGGCCGGATGGTACCCAGAGCCCAAGGCGCTGTGGAGAAATCTCAAAGGGCAGCCTTTATCTTCATCAACTGAAACCAAATCTGAAGAGCAACATGGtctctttgaaataaaaaattctaTTGTTATAACAGAAAATTCAAACAAGAATTTGTCCTGTGCCATAAGGAACACCCACCTGAACCGAGAAAAAGAATCAATAACATTTTATATATCAG GGAAACATCTCAACACTATCA gTAAACTTCAAACAGAGCTAG AGTGGAGGAGATCCCTGGGTGATGCAG caaatgtgactctggatccagacacggctcatccAGAACTTGTCCTGTCTAAGGATCGGAAAAGTGTGAGATGGGCAGACACATGGCAGGATGTGCCCCACCACAAGAATCCTGAGAGATTTGACATTGAGCgctgtgtgctgggctgtgaggggttCACCTCAGGGAGAcattactgggaggtggaggtgggggtggggctactctgggctgtgggggtggccagagagtctgtgaggaggaagggagggatcagcctTAGCCCTGAGgaggggatctgggctgtggaTCAGAGGCAGGGCCAGTACCAGGCTCTCACCTCCCCTGTGACCCCCCTAGACCTGAGCCAGGCCCCCAGCAGGATCCGGGTTTGTCTGGACTGTGAACAGGGGCAGGTGACATTTATCAATGCTGGAGATGAGGCCCCGATCTTCACTTTCCCGCCGGGCTCCgtccctggggagagaatccgcccttggctctggctggggatggaaAGCCAGCTCAAACTGTGTCCCTGA